One genomic window of Roseinatronobacter monicus includes the following:
- a CDS encoding IclR family transcriptional regulator: MMHNTDNDGAAQTGRIPTTMRMLTILEEIVRIGGPVTPADLGNATELPKATLHRLFQTLEEEGYLQREPDGRSYSVGPRTRQFAVATLSTMRVRTSRLAVLRALAKDTGETCNVAIPDREAMVYLDRVETEWPLRVQFSVGTHVPLYCTASGKLYLSTLSELRLESFLRNVELEAKTAYTITDRDALRAEIAKVRAQGFAVDNEEFLDGAIAFAMPVHDKYGRMPATIAFQGPTQRISLEKGYALLPRLKQAAKELSELL; encoded by the coding sequence ATGATGCACAATACAGACAACGATGGCGCAGCGCAGACAGGTCGCATTCCGACAACCATGCGAATGCTGACAATTCTGGAAGAGATTGTGCGCATTGGCGGACCGGTGACTCCTGCTGATCTGGGCAATGCAACAGAATTGCCAAAGGCCACTCTGCACCGGCTATTCCAAACCCTGGAGGAAGAAGGCTATCTGCAACGCGAACCCGATGGTCGTTCCTATTCTGTCGGACCGCGCACGCGCCAATTTGCAGTGGCTACGCTGTCGACCATGCGCGTGCGCACCTCGCGGCTTGCAGTCTTGCGTGCCCTTGCCAAGGATACAGGCGAAACATGCAATGTTGCGATACCCGACCGCGAAGCGATGGTATATTTGGACAGGGTCGAGACAGAGTGGCCCTTACGCGTCCAGTTTTCGGTGGGCACGCATGTGCCGCTTTATTGCACAGCTTCGGGCAAACTGTACCTCTCGACGCTAAGCGAATTGAGGCTGGAAAGCTTCCTGCGCAATGTCGAGCTGGAGGCGAAGACCGCCTATACCATCACCGACCGCGATGCCTTGCGCGCCGAGATTGCCAAGGTGCGCGCGCAAGGTTTTGCTGTCGATAACGAGGAATTTCTTGATGGGGCCATAGCATTCGCCATGCCGGTACATGACAAATATGGGCGCATGCCTGCCACAATCGCGTTTCAGGGTCCGACGCAGCGCATTTCGCTGGAAAAGGGCTATGCGTTGTTGCCACGTTTGAAACAGGCGGCGAAAGAACTGTCGGAGCTATTGTAA
- a CDS encoding TRAP transporter large permease, with amino-acid sequence MTDGTLTLIFSLIASGFFMLGVPIFLVIGLWVVAMSFVVDLTLDNIGYAFSAVFTTSFALLAMPLFILTGDLINRSGIAHRLSSFAYACLGWLRGGLGMASIGACGLFAAISGSNSATTATIGAMMHPRMVKNGFDERFAAATAAAGGTVGIIIPPSIIFIVYGFLMNLSISELFLAGIIPGALMVVGMQITCWIVCRVNGWGHLIRFQFDRMLKTAFGAWLGFFAIGLVLWGIYTGKFSPTEAAGVTVGFCVIVALISRPLYRLINRGQSENEDLTRVPGWIEMVLVEGFRLRDLPSVVLNSARIAGMLAPLIGISVVMQQILSLLGAKDAIETFMTGIGGYYAVLLMAMAFVFIAGMVLESLPNTIIMAPILAPIAVSVGVDPVHFAVIFLIGGSIGFITPPYGLNLYVASGVTGVPYMRLLKYIVPYLIALIAVWLLVAFVPWLSLALT; translated from the coding sequence ATGACAGACGGAACGCTGACACTAATATTCTCGCTGATCGCCTCGGGCTTTTTCATGCTTGGTGTGCCGATCTTTCTTGTGATCGGCCTGTGGGTCGTCGCCATGAGTTTTGTTGTCGATCTGACGCTCGACAATATCGGCTATGCCTTCTCGGCGGTGTTCACGACATCATTCGCGCTTCTGGCCATGCCTTTGTTCATCCTGACTGGAGATCTGATCAACCGCTCTGGCATCGCGCACCGGCTGTCGTCTTTCGCCTATGCCTGTCTTGGCTGGCTGCGCGGCGGGCTTGGCATGGCAAGTATCGGCGCTTGTGGTTTATTCGCCGCCATTTCGGGGTCCAATTCCGCGACAACCGCAACGATTGGTGCCATGATGCATCCGCGCATGGTCAAGAATGGCTTTGATGAACGCTTCGCGGCGGCGACCGCAGCGGCGGGCGGCACTGTCGGTATTATCATCCCGCCCTCGATCATCTTCATTGTCTATGGGTTCCTGATGAACCTTTCGATTTCCGAGTTGTTTCTGGCCGGTATTATCCCTGGCGCGCTGATGGTGGTGGGGATGCAGATCACTTGCTGGATCGTGTGCCGCGTCAATGGCTGGGGGCATCTGATCCGCTTTCAGTTCGACCGCATGCTGAAAACAGCCTTCGGGGCATGGCTTGGCTTTTTCGCCATCGGGTTGGTTTTATGGGGCATCTATACTGGCAAGTTTTCTCCGACAGAAGCAGCAGGTGTAACTGTCGGATTCTGCGTCATCGTGGCACTGATCTCGCGCCCGCTTTATCGGCTCATCAATCGCGGCCAATCGGAAAACGAAGACCTGACCCGTGTGCCGGGCTGGATCGAGATGGTTCTGGTCGAAGGGTTCCGCCTGCGCGACCTGCCCTCGGTCGTGCTGAATTCTGCACGCATTGCCGGTATGCTTGCCCCCTTGATCGGTATATCGGTTGTCATGCAGCAGATCCTGTCGCTGCTGGGTGCGAAAGACGCCATTGAAACCTTCATGACGGGAATCGGCGGATATTATGCCGTGTTGCTGATGGCGATGGCATTTGTCTTTATTGCGGGTATGGTGTTGGAAAGCTTGCCAAACACCATTATCATGGCACCGATACTTGCTCCGATTGCCGTCAGCGTCGGTGTCGATCCGGTGCATTTCGCTGTTATTTTCCTGATTGGCGGCTCGATCGGCTTCATTACGCCGCCCTATGGGCTGAACCTTTATGTCGCAAGTGGCGTAACTGGGGTGCCATATATGCGATTGCTGAAGTATATTGTGCCTTATCTGATCGCTCTGATCGCAGTTTGGTTGCTGGTTGCCTTTGTTCCATGGCTTTCATTGGCGCTGACCTGA
- a CDS encoding TRAP transporter small permease: MQEFLTGFMAIWDAVLSGQSWAISRAIRNPALYWIIAMALLPAAFLVMMALRKAKLLDRYLEPTAMFFIYLTIAAIIFVEVIRRFVFNVQAPWSTTLPPYLFLLLTWIGCAYNVKLRTHLSFGEFRAMMPPKGRLALSCLDAGLWYIMAVIVMVATLRLTANSAANFQMLLGTDNVMRWWFYICVPAAWLLLYARVLENLLQDIRNYRAGREFGLTNELARE; this comes from the coding sequence GGAATTTTTGACAGGGTTCATGGCAATCTGGGACGCGGTCCTATCGGGCCAGTCCTGGGCCATATCACGCGCCATCCGAAATCCGGCACTTTATTGGATCATTGCCATGGCGCTGCTGCCTGCGGCATTTCTGGTCATGATGGCCTTGCGCAAGGCAAAGCTTCTGGATCGCTATCTGGAACCGACCGCGATGTTCTTCATATATCTGACCATCGCTGCAATTATCTTTGTTGAAGTAATCCGGCGCTTTGTTTTCAATGTTCAGGCACCATGGTCGACGACGCTGCCGCCCTATCTGTTTCTGCTGCTGACATGGATCGGCTGTGCCTATAACGTCAAGCTGCGCACACATCTGTCCTTTGGCGAATTCCGCGCAATGATGCCCCCGAAAGGCCGGCTGGCGCTGTCCTGTCTTGATGCAGGCTTGTGGTACATCATGGCCGTGATCGTCATGGTTGCAACCCTGCGCCTTACTGCCAATTCGGCTGCGAATTTCCAGATGCTGTTGGGCACCGACAATGTGATGCGGTGGTGGTTCTACATTTGTGTCCCGGCGGCCTGGTTGCTGCTTTATGCACGCGTGTTGGAAAACCTGCTTCAGGATATCCGCAATTACCGCGCAGGCCGCGAATTCGGCCTGACCAACGAACTTGCCCGCGAATAG